In one Solanum lycopersicum chromosome 11, SLM_r2.1 genomic region, the following are encoded:
- the LOC109118962 gene encoding TMV resistance protein N-like, which translates to MMASSSYSSESNSQYPCPQRKYKYDVFLSFRGKDTRRNFTSHLYERLDNRGIITFLDNKRLENGDSLSKELVKAIEESQVAVIIFSKNYAESRWCLNELVKIMECNVKDGQLVIPVFYDVDSSHVRNQSESFADAFTKHKLRYENDDEGIQKMQRWRTALRDAADLKGYDIRDWIESECIGDLVNRISPKLRETSLSYLTDVVGIDAHLKKVNSLLEMKANDVRIVWIWGMVGVGKTTIARAIFDLLSSKFKFDGACFLPYNKENKYEIHSLQSILLSKLVGEKESVHDKEEGRHLMARRLRLKKVLVVLDNIDHEDQLDYLAGDLDWFGNGSRIIATTRDKHFIGKNDAVYPMTTLLEHDAIQLFNQYAFKNEVPDKCFEEITLEVVSHAEGLPLALKVWGSSLHKKDIHVWRSAVDRIKRNSSSKVVENLKVSYDGLEREDQEIFLDIACFLRGKKQTKVKQILESCDFGADDGLRVLIDKSLVFISENDIIQMHELIQEMGKYIVTLQKERGELSRLWLTQDFEKFSNAKIQGTKAIETIWIPEIQDLSFKKKAMKDVEKLRILYINGFHTHDSSNDQYLPSNLRWFDCCKYPWESLPAKFDPDMLVHLDLQQSSLFHLWTGTKKFPFLRRLVLSRCANLRRTPDFSDMPNLEYLGLKECTNLKEVHHSLRCSKKLNKLNLRDCKSLESFSYVCWESLECLYLQGCSNLEKFPKIRGKLKPEIKIQVQRSGIRKLPSAIIQHQSCLTELDLIGMQNLATLPSSIGELKRLVKLKVSDCSKLKILPKEIGDLENLEILEARCTLISQPPSSIVRLNRLKVLTFAKQKSEVGLENGVYFSFPRVNEGLRSLEHLDLSYCNLINEGLPIDIGCLHCLKALNLRGNNFEHLPQSIARLCALQSLDLLDCKKLTQLPEFPRQLDTIYADWSNDSICNSLFQNISSVQHDICASDSLSLRVFTNEWKNIPRWFHHKGKDKSTSVELPENWYACDNFLGFAVCYSGCLIDTTAQLLCDKMMPCITQSLALSNQSEGFPESAIHFFLVPLAGLWDISKANGKTPNDYRHIKLSFSEELKEFGLRLLYKDESKLKALCEMTGNNDEPTEHCIVKRRGQYDDARCSSSKKQRSQL; encoded by the exons ATGATGGCATCATCATCTTATTCTTCTGAGAGTAATTCACAGTATCCATGTCCTCAACGGAAGTACAAGTACGatgtgtttctaagttttaGAGGCAAAGATACTCGCAGAAATTTTACGAGTCACTTGTATGAACGTTTGGATAACAGGGGAATAATCACCTTTCTAGATAATAAAAGGCTAGAGAATGGTGATTCCCTCTCAAAAGAACTAGTGAAAGCTATAGAAGAGTCTCAAGTTGCCGTAATCATTTTCTCAAAGAATTATGCTGAGTCGAGGTGGTGCTTGAATGAACTAGTGAAGATCATGGAATGCAACGTGAAAGATGGACAATTAGTCATACCAGTCTTCTATGATGTGGATTCATCACATGTTCGAAACCAAAGTGAAAGCTTTGCAGACGCATTTACCAAACACAAATTGAGGTATGAGAATGATGATGAAGGAATCCAAAAGATGCAAAGATGGAGGACTGCTCTAAGAGATGCCGCAGATTTAAAAGGATATGATATCCGCGATTG GATTGAATCTGAATGTATTGGGGATCTTGTTAATAGAATTTCGCCCAAATTACGTGAGACTTCTTTATCTTATTTGACAGATGTTGTGGGAATAGATGCTCATTTAAAGAAAGTCAACTCCCTTCTAGAGATGAAAGCAAATGATGTTCGGATTGTGTGGATCTGGGGAATGGTGGGAGTTGGTAAAACGACTATAGCTAGAGCTATTTTTGATTTACTCTcatctaaatttaaatttgacggGGCTTGTTTCCTTCCGTACAATAAAGAAAACAAGTATGAAATACATTCTCTGCAAAGTATTCTTCTCTCTAAACTGGTTGGGGAAAAAGAAAGTGTGCATGATAAGGAGGAAGGGAGGCACCTGATGGCTCGTAGACTTCGTTTGAAGAAGGTTCTAGTTGTGCTTGATAACATAGATCATGAAGACCAATTGGATTACCTTGCAGGGGATCTTGATTGGTTTGGTAATGGCAGCAGAATTATTGCAACAACTAGGGACAAACATTTCATAGGAAAAAACGATGCTGTATATCCTATGACTACACTACTTGAACATGATGCTATTCAGTTGTTCAACCAATATGCTTTCAAAAATGAAGTTCCAGATAAGTGTTTCGAGGAGATAACGTTGGAGGTAGTAAGTCATGCAGAAGGCCTTCCTTTAGCCCTGAAAGTGTGGGGTTCTTCCTTACATAAGAAGGATATACACGTGTGGAGAAGTGCTGTTGATCGAATAAAGAGGAACTCTAGTTCAAAAGTTGTTGAAAACCTCAAAGTAAGTTATGATGGGTTGGAGCGTGAAGATCAAGAGATATTTCTAGATATTGCATGCTTCTTAAGAGGGAAAAAACAAACCAAAGTCAAGCAAATTCTTGAGAGCTGTGATTTTGGAGCTGATGACGGATTGAGGGTGCTAATTGACAAGTCTCTTGTGTTCATCTCTGAAAATGATATAATTCAAATGCATGAGTTAATACAAGAGATGGGAAAATACATAGTGACATTGCAAAAGGAAAGGGGAGAACTCAGCAGACTATGGCTCACTCAAGATTTCGAAAAATTCTCAAATGCAAAAATACAA GGGACCAAGGCAATCGAAACAATCTGGATACCAGAAATTCAAGACCTAAGCTTTAAAAAAAAGGCCATGAAAGACGTGGAAAAGCTTAGGATATTATACATCAATGGTTTTCATACACATGATAGCTCCAACGATCAGTACCTTCCCAGCAACTTGCGTTGGTTCGACTGTTGTAAGTATCCTTGGGAATCATTGCCAGCCAAATTTGATCCTGACATGCTTGTTCATCTTGATCTCCAGCAGAGTTCACTGTTTCATTTATGGACCGGAACAAAG AAATTTCCTTTTCTACGGAGGCTGGTTCTCAGCCGCTGTGCTAACTTGAGGCGAACACCAGATTTCTCGGATATGCCAAATTTGGAGTATTTGGGTCTAAAAGAGTGTACCAATCTTAAAGAGGTTCACCATTCCTTGAGATGTTCCAAAAAACTCAATAAGTTAAATTTGAGAGACTGTAAAAGCCTCGAGAGTTTTAGCTATGTTTGCTGGGAATCTCTTGAATGTCTATATCTACAAGGTTGCTCTAATTTAGAGAAATTCCCGAAGATCCGGGGAAAATTGAAGCCAGAGATAAAGATTCAAGTGCAACGTTCTGGGATAAGGAAACTACCATCAGCTATTATTCAGCACCAGTCTTGTCTTACAGAACTAGATTTGATTGGCATGCAAAACCTTGCAACACTTCCAAGCAGCATTGGCGAGTTAAAACGTTTGGTAAAGCTAAAAGTGTCCGACTGCTCAAAACTCAAAATCTTGCCAAAAGAGATAGGTGATTTAGAAAACCTGGAGATACTTGAGGCCAGATGTACTCTAATCTCACAACCTCCGTCTTCCATCGTCCGCTTGAACAGGCTTAAAGTTTTGACTTTTGCAAAACAAAAATCAGAAGTAGGCCTCGAAAACGGAGTGTACTTTTCATTCCCTCGAGTGAATGAAGGATTGCGCTCATTGGAACATCTGGATCTCAGTTACTGCAATCTAATAAATGAAGGACTTCCGATAGACATTGGATGCCTACACTGTTTGAAAGCGTTGAATCTGAGGGGAAATAATTTCGAGCATTTGCCTCAAAGCATAGCCCGACTTTGTGCTCTTCAATCCTTGGACTTATTAGATTGCAAGAAGCTTACACAACTGCCAGAATTTCCACGGCAATTAGACACAATATACGCCGATTGGAGCAATGATTCAATCTGTAATTCATTGTTTCAGAATATCTCATCAGTCCAGCATGACATCTGTGCTTCAGATTCCTTGTCACTCAGAGTGTTTACCAATGAGTGGAAAAATATCCCAAGATGGTTCCACCATAAGGGAAAAGATAAAAGTACATCAGTCGAATTGCCTGAAAATTGGTATGCATGTGATAACTTCTTGGGATTTGCTGTATGTTACTCTGGCTGCTTAATAGACACCACAGCTCAATTgttatgtgataaaatgatgcCGTGTATCACGCAGTCACTTGCCTTATCCAATCAGTCAGAAGGATTTCCAGAATCTGCTATTCATTTTTTCTTGGTACCTCTTGCTGGATTGTGGGATATATCTAAGGCAAACGGAAAAACACCAAATGATTATAGGCACATAAAGTTATCTTTTTCGGAAGAGTTGAAGGAGTTTGGACTTCGTTTGCTGTATAAAGATGAATCTAAGCTCAAGGCCCTGTGTGAAATGACGGGAAATAATGATGAACCAACAGAACACTGCATCGTGAAAAGGAGGGGTCAGTATGATGATGCCAGATGCTCTTCTTCTAAGAAACAAAGGTCACAGCTCTAG